A portion of the Pseudarthrobacter sp. L1SW genome contains these proteins:
- a CDS encoding AI-2E family transporter: protein MTDKTDESSAAPENPGGGQPPAAAPQVTAAARRKRPAAAALGLLLHRLRQPLPGAQPRLRFEMPPEYSRQNGEEAAQDSTTQPQFGSPGPRISPQHPLYMGFMGTVGVGLALLVYWIGSNTTQLLLWIVAALFIALGLEPVVSWLESRKIPRPAGILVSVTVLVSAVVGFFATLIPTIVEQVTQIVEQAPVWIRDFIDSDFFRSLDDQFGVRDRVTEELEKFVNDPAAMGGIFGGVVGFGSTVANGLFGTLIVLVLSLYFLAALPAMKKWGYRLAPRSRRHRVEALSEEITRSVGNYVIGQAVVALLNATFAFIVMTIVGIPFALLLAFVVALLAFIPLVGGMIAGIVVLLVSLTEGWQVAAVYGICYFAYLQFEAYFISPRIMQKAVAVPGAVAVISVIAGGSLLGVLGALIAIPTAAAVLLLVREIYIVRQDQH, encoded by the coding sequence GTGACTGACAAGACGGACGAATCCTCCGCGGCGCCAGAGAACCCGGGGGGTGGGCAGCCGCCGGCAGCCGCTCCGCAGGTTACTGCAGCTGCCCGCCGGAAGAGGCCCGCGGCGGCCGCACTCGGGCTGCTGCTCCACCGCCTGCGCCAGCCGCTGCCGGGTGCCCAGCCCCGGCTTCGGTTCGAAATGCCGCCGGAGTACTCCCGCCAGAACGGGGAAGAGGCAGCACAGGACAGCACCACGCAGCCGCAGTTTGGCAGCCCAGGCCCCCGGATCTCGCCGCAGCATCCCCTTTACATGGGTTTCATGGGGACGGTGGGCGTCGGACTTGCCCTGCTGGTCTACTGGATTGGCTCCAACACCACCCAGCTGCTGCTGTGGATTGTGGCGGCGCTGTTCATCGCGCTGGGGCTGGAACCTGTGGTCAGCTGGCTGGAAAGCCGGAAGATCCCCCGCCCCGCCGGAATCCTGGTGTCCGTCACGGTGCTGGTGAGCGCCGTCGTCGGATTTTTTGCCACCCTCATTCCCACCATCGTGGAGCAGGTCACCCAGATCGTCGAGCAGGCACCAGTGTGGATCCGGGACTTCATCGACTCCGACTTTTTCCGCAGCCTGGACGACCAGTTCGGCGTGCGCGACCGGGTCACGGAGGAACTGGAGAAGTTCGTGAACGATCCTGCCGCGATGGGCGGAATCTTCGGAGGCGTGGTGGGCTTTGGTTCCACCGTGGCCAACGGCCTCTTCGGCACCCTGATTGTCCTGGTGCTGAGCCTCTACTTCCTCGCCGCCCTGCCCGCGATGAAGAAGTGGGGCTACCGGCTGGCGCCGCGCTCCCGGCGGCACCGCGTTGAAGCCCTGTCCGAGGAAATCACCCGCTCGGTGGGCAACTACGTGATCGGCCAGGCGGTGGTTGCCCTCCTGAACGCGACCTTCGCCTTCATCGTGATGACCATCGTGGGCATCCCCTTCGCCCTGCTGCTGGCCTTTGTGGTGGCCCTGCTCGCCTTCATCCCGCTGGTGGGCGGCATGATCGCGGGCATCGTGGTGCTGCTGGTCTCGCTCACCGAGGGCTGGCAGGTGGCGGCGGTCTACGGGATCTGCTACTTCGCCTACCTGCAGTTCGAGGCCTACTTCATCTCGCCGCGCATCATGCAGAAAGCCGTGGCGGTCCCCGGCGCCGTCGCCGTGATTTCCGTCATTGCCGGCGGCAGCCTGCTGGGCGTGCTCGGCGCACTGATCGCCATCCCCACGGCTGCTGCCGTCCTGCTGCTGGTCAGGGAGATCTACATCGTCAGGCAGGACCAGCACTAA
- a CDS encoding transporter, translating to MVAHLLRLKLTLLRNGLRRSPWQLVGMAFAGLYALGLVATLVVVLVLLRNAPHELAYAAVVLGGSAAILGWGIVPVVASATDMTLDPARFTTFAIPVKQMLAGLALGGLIGIPGVATSLVALATVVTWSRAVLPALAAFAGAVLGVLTCVVIAKVVTTATASLAASRRFKDVSAIAFMVPLVLMGPIVAGVGQGISSSAGFLPGFARALSWTPLGAPWSIAGDAAAGQPGKAALKLLLSTATLAALAWAWKLLLERALVTPPYAGGGKRKAGKLGLLGVLPPVPAGAVMARCLTYWFRDPRYSGSLVVIPLLPVVLLFQGSQTGEYSSLASLAPLSAFILAWSISADVSYDSTAFALHLATGVRGVADRLGRALACLAFALPVVLVFAVGYSALTGKWDALPGQLGLSLGVLFTGLGLSSVVSARYTVAVPLPGDSPFKKPPGNVGQTLAVQFGGLLVLMALVLPEAVLMIAQLVTGNSLFGWINLAAGTVLGLGLFVAGVRLGGKWLDARGPELLAQVAVNR from the coding sequence ATGGTTGCGCACCTTCTGAGGCTCAAGCTCACCCTGCTGCGCAACGGCCTGCGGCGCAGCCCCTGGCAGCTGGTGGGCATGGCCTTCGCCGGACTCTATGCTCTCGGCCTGGTGGCGACGCTGGTGGTGGTCCTGGTCCTGCTGCGGAACGCGCCGCACGAACTCGCCTACGCCGCCGTGGTGCTGGGCGGATCCGCTGCCATCCTGGGCTGGGGGATTGTGCCGGTGGTGGCGTCCGCGACCGACATGACCCTGGACCCCGCACGCTTCACAACCTTCGCCATCCCCGTGAAGCAGATGCTCGCAGGGCTGGCATTGGGCGGACTGATCGGAATTCCCGGAGTGGCCACCTCCCTCGTTGCCCTGGCAACAGTGGTGACGTGGTCCCGGGCCGTCCTTCCCGCGCTCGCCGCCTTTGCCGGAGCAGTGCTGGGGGTGCTGACCTGCGTGGTCATCGCCAAGGTGGTCACAACCGCTACGGCCAGCCTGGCGGCGTCACGGCGCTTCAAGGACGTCAGCGCCATCGCGTTCATGGTGCCCCTGGTCCTGATGGGACCCATCGTGGCCGGAGTGGGCCAGGGCATCTCCTCGTCCGCAGGGTTCCTTCCCGGCTTTGCCCGGGCGCTGTCCTGGACACCGCTCGGAGCCCCGTGGTCCATTGCCGGCGATGCCGCCGCTGGCCAGCCAGGCAAGGCAGCATTGAAACTGCTCCTTTCCACGGCAACACTTGCCGCCCTGGCGTGGGCCTGGAAGCTGCTGCTGGAGCGCGCGCTGGTGACCCCTCCCTATGCGGGCGGCGGGAAGCGGAAGGCCGGCAAGCTGGGGCTGCTGGGGGTCCTGCCGCCGGTCCCCGCCGGCGCGGTGATGGCCAGGTGCCTCACGTACTGGTTCCGGGACCCGCGGTACTCGGGCTCCCTGGTGGTGATCCCGCTGCTTCCCGTGGTGCTGCTGTTCCAGGGCAGCCAGACCGGGGAATACAGCAGCCTGGCTTCCCTCGCCCCGCTGTCCGCATTCATCCTCGCCTGGTCCATCTCTGCCGACGTGTCCTACGACAGCACCGCCTTCGCCCTGCACCTGGCCACGGGCGTCCGGGGCGTGGCGGACCGGCTGGGCCGCGCCTTGGCCTGCCTGGCGTTCGCGCTGCCCGTCGTGCTCGTGTTTGCCGTGGGCTACTCCGCTCTCACCGGGAAGTGGGATGCCCTGCCCGGCCAGCTGGGCCTGAGCCTGGGCGTCCTGTTCACCGGGCTGGGCCTGTCCTCGGTGGTCTCCGCACGGTACACCGTGGCCGTTCCGCTGCCGGGCGACAGCCCGTTCAAGAAACCGCCCGGCAACGTGGGGCAGACCCTCGCGGTGCAGTTCGGCGGCCTGCTGGTCCTGATGGCCCTGGTCCTGCCCGAGGCCGTCCTCATGATTGCCCAGCTGGTCACCGGCAACAGCCTCTTCGGCTGGATCAACCTCGCCGCAGGGACTGTTCTGGGGCTGGGCCTGTTCGTGGCAGGAGTCCGGCTGGGCGGAAAATGGCTGGATGCCCGTGGCCCCGAGCTCCTGGCACAGGTGGCCGTCAACCGCTGA
- a CDS encoding alpha/beta hydrolase, which produces MTFDPASYEFRQPAGPTPIRASTVLPARRENVELHTEDGHVLVGELALPESGPVKATLITLHPLPTHGGFMDSHVYRKASYRLPALAGVAVLRFNTRGTGSPRGTSSGAFEEGIGERHDIEASVRFAVERGLPNRWLVGWSFGTELALMYGAVEPVASQIEGAVLLSPPLHRATDEHLRLWAESGKPLTVLVPEHDDFLKPDEAAARFSLVPQARVVGVDGAKHLWVGEKYASRVLNEIVDDVTEAGSGAAGLPHEWSGPAATAPA; this is translated from the coding sequence ATGACTTTTGATCCGGCGTCGTACGAATTCCGCCAGCCCGCAGGGCCCACCCCCATCCGCGCCTCCACGGTGCTGCCGGCCCGGCGCGAGAACGTTGAGCTGCACACGGAGGACGGCCACGTCCTGGTGGGGGAGCTGGCGCTGCCGGAATCCGGCCCCGTGAAGGCCACCCTGATCACCCTTCATCCGCTTCCAACCCACGGCGGATTCATGGACTCGCACGTTTACCGCAAGGCGTCCTACCGCCTGCCGGCGCTTGCCGGGGTTGCGGTGCTCCGCTTCAACACGCGGGGCACCGGCTCGCCCCGCGGAACCAGCAGCGGCGCGTTCGAAGAAGGCATCGGGGAGCGCCATGACATTGAGGCCTCGGTCCGCTTCGCCGTGGAACGGGGCCTGCCCAACCGCTGGCTCGTGGGGTGGTCCTTTGGCACGGAGCTTGCCCTGATGTACGGCGCGGTGGAGCCAGTGGCGTCCCAGATCGAGGGCGCGGTCCTGCTCTCGCCCCCGCTGCACCGCGCAACGGACGAACACCTGCGCCTGTGGGCGGAATCCGGGAAGCCGCTCACGGTACTGGTCCCGGAGCACGACGACTTCCTCAAGCCGGACGAAGCCGCCGCCCGGTTCAGCCTGGTTCCGCAGGCCCGCGTGGTGGGGGTGGACGGCGCCAAGCACCTGTGGGTGGGGGAGAAGTACGCCTCCCGCGTGCTCAACGAGATAGTGGATGACGTCACCGAGGCAGGATCGGGCGCTGCCGGGCTGCCGCACGAATGGAGCGGGCCGGCGGCTACGGCCCCGGCCTAG
- a CDS encoding NADH:flavin oxidoreductase/NADH oxidase, with product MSALFQPLQLRGLELQHRGWVSPMCQYSCDPDDAPGVPNDWHLMHLGSFAAGGAALILTEAAAVNAAGRISPRDAGLYNDAQAEAWQRITSFVHRHGPADAKIGVQLAHAGRKASTYWPFSGRQGSVPESDGGWATVGPSASAFDGYAVPAAMTEEQIQGVVGDFAAAAGRAVDAGFDTMEIHGAHGYLLHQFQSPLINTRNDQWGGNEAGRNRLMLAVVDAVRAVIPESMPLLLRISASDWAEGGVDLAASVRLARQAADHGVDLIDVSSGGAVAHQQIKAGPGYQTGFSAAIRKEAGVATGTVGLLTSAGQAEHAVATGQADGVLIARAALRDPHWWLRAAFELGHDIAWPPQYERAVPRRSF from the coding sequence GTGTCGGCGCTGTTCCAGCCGCTGCAGCTCCGGGGGCTGGAGCTGCAGCACCGGGGCTGGGTTTCGCCCATGTGCCAGTACAGCTGCGATCCCGACGACGCCCCCGGGGTGCCGAATGACTGGCACCTGATGCACCTGGGGTCCTTCGCCGCCGGCGGCGCAGCGCTGATCCTCACCGAGGCTGCCGCCGTCAACGCCGCGGGCAGGATCAGCCCCCGGGATGCCGGCCTGTACAACGACGCGCAGGCCGAAGCCTGGCAGCGGATCACGTCCTTCGTGCACCGGCACGGCCCGGCAGACGCCAAGATCGGCGTGCAGTTGGCCCATGCCGGCAGGAAGGCCTCCACGTACTGGCCCTTTTCCGGCAGGCAGGGCAGCGTGCCGGAGTCCGACGGCGGCTGGGCCACCGTGGGCCCCTCGGCGTCGGCCTTTGACGGCTATGCCGTTCCCGCCGCCATGACAGAGGAACAGATCCAGGGGGTGGTGGGCGACTTCGCCGCCGCCGCCGGGCGTGCGGTGGACGCAGGCTTTGACACCATGGAAATCCACGGCGCCCACGGGTACCTGCTGCACCAGTTCCAAAGCCCGCTGATCAACACCCGCAATGACCAGTGGGGCGGGAACGAAGCCGGCAGGAACCGCCTGATGCTCGCAGTAGTGGACGCAGTCCGGGCAGTCATCCCGGAATCCATGCCGCTGCTGTTGAGGATCTCAGCCAGTGACTGGGCAGAAGGCGGTGTGGACCTGGCCGCCTCCGTGCGCCTGGCCCGGCAGGCCGCTGACCACGGGGTGGACCTCATTGACGTTTCCAGCGGGGGTGCCGTGGCCCATCAGCAGATCAAGGCCGGCCCCGGCTACCAGACCGGTTTCTCCGCCGCCATCCGCAAGGAAGCCGGAGTGGCCACCGGGACCGTCGGCCTGCTGACCTCGGCCGGACAGGCTGAACACGCCGTTGCCACCGGACAGGCTGACGGCGTCCTCATTGCCAGGGCAGCGCTGCGCGACCCGCACTGGTGGCTGCGGGCCGCCTTTGAACTGGGCCACGACATTGCATGGCCGCCGCAATACGAACGCGCCGTTCCGCGGCGTTCCTTCTGA
- a CDS encoding tetratricopeptide repeat protein, with protein sequence MSSPASRPVPPAAANLLNLRGAVDLSTLKQRPASPAGTGTPQPAAPGGAAGAAPGAPGSAPNAPELKVNVTEGNFQQLVELSAQVPVVFALWASYSPESATMLDVLERVVASYGGRLVLGAADIEAFPQLAQAFQVQAVPTAVAVLKGQPVPLFQGGADEQQVRSLFDELLKVAAANGVTGSLGAGADEDDSPAPLPPLHQAAYDAIEAEDYAAAAEAYRQALAAMPADHEAKAGLAQVELMARLQPLSAQDSEALRALAANEPDNLEAQLGVADLDVAGGHVEDALNRLVTFIGRNFGPERETARVRLLELFDVVGASDERVAKARQALARVLF encoded by the coding sequence ATGAGTTCGCCAGCTTCCCGCCCAGTCCCTCCTGCCGCTGCCAACCTGCTTAACCTGCGCGGCGCCGTCGACCTTTCCACGCTGAAGCAACGCCCGGCGTCCCCCGCCGGGACCGGAACGCCCCAGCCCGCCGCACCCGGTGGCGCCGCGGGAGCGGCCCCCGGCGCCCCCGGCTCGGCCCCCAACGCTCCGGAACTGAAAGTCAACGTCACCGAAGGCAACTTCCAGCAGTTGGTGGAGCTGTCCGCGCAGGTGCCGGTTGTTTTTGCGCTGTGGGCCTCCTACTCGCCCGAGTCCGCAACCATGCTGGACGTCCTGGAGCGGGTGGTGGCAAGCTACGGCGGCCGCCTGGTCCTCGGTGCCGCTGACATCGAGGCGTTCCCGCAGCTGGCCCAGGCCTTCCAGGTGCAGGCCGTGCCCACCGCGGTGGCCGTCCTCAAGGGCCAGCCCGTACCGCTCTTCCAGGGCGGCGCAGACGAACAGCAGGTCCGGAGCCTCTTCGACGAACTGCTGAAGGTGGCGGCGGCGAACGGCGTGACCGGCAGCCTGGGCGCCGGTGCCGATGAAGACGACAGCCCCGCGCCCCTGCCGCCGCTGCACCAGGCAGCCTATGACGCCATCGAGGCGGAGGACTACGCCGCCGCAGCGGAGGCGTACCGCCAGGCGCTGGCCGCGATGCCCGCGGACCACGAGGCGAAGGCCGGCCTGGCCCAGGTGGAGCTGATGGCGAGGCTGCAGCCGCTGTCCGCGCAGGACAGCGAAGCCCTGCGGGCGCTGGCAGCCAACGAGCCGGACAACCTTGAGGCGCAGCTGGGCGTGGCGGACCTGGACGTGGCAGGCGGCCACGTGGAGGATGCCCTGAACCGGCTGGTCACTTTTATCGGCAGGAACTTCGGCCCGGAACGTGAAACCGCCCGCGTCCGCCTGCTGGAGCTGTTCGACGTGGTGGGCGCCTCCGACGAACGGGTGGCCAAGGCACGCCAGGCGCTCGCGCGGGTCCTTTTCTAG
- the nucS gene encoding endonuclease NucS, whose product MRLVIARCSVDYVGRLKAHLPLATRLLLVKADGSVLVHSDGGSYKPLNWMSPPATLRVSSPEEVDLELGVVEQWTVQSAKTDDRLIINIHEKLDESSHDLGVDPGLIKDGVEADLQRLLAEQIETLGTGYSLIRREYFTAIGPVDILARDAQGATVAIELKRRGDIDGVEQLTRYLELLNRDPLLAPVRGIFAAQQIKPQAKVLANDRGIDCVTLDYDAMRGVDDSESRLF is encoded by the coding sequence GTGCGACTTGTCATAGCCCGATGCTCCGTTGATTACGTTGGCCGGCTTAAAGCCCATCTCCCGCTGGCCACCAGGCTCCTGCTGGTGAAGGCCGACGGCTCCGTCCTGGTCCATTCAGACGGCGGATCCTACAAACCGCTCAACTGGATGAGCCCGCCGGCGACGCTCCGGGTTTCCTCCCCGGAGGAGGTGGACCTCGAACTCGGGGTGGTGGAGCAGTGGACCGTGCAGTCGGCCAAGACCGACGACCGGCTGATCATCAACATCCACGAAAAACTCGATGAGTCCTCCCACGACCTCGGCGTGGACCCCGGCCTGATCAAGGACGGGGTGGAAGCGGACCTGCAGCGGCTCCTGGCGGAGCAGATCGAAACACTCGGAACCGGCTACTCCCTCATTCGCCGGGAGTACTTCACGGCGATCGGCCCGGTGGACATCCTGGCGCGCGACGCCCAGGGCGCCACGGTGGCCATTGAGCTGAAGCGCCGCGGTGATATCGACGGCGTGGAGCAGTTGACGCGCTACCTCGAACTACTCAACCGCGACCCCCTGCTGGCCCCGGTCCGCGGGATCTTTGCGGCCCAGCAAATCAAGCCGCAGGCAAAGGTCCTCGCCAACGACCGCGGGATCGACTGCGTGACCCTCGACTACGACGCCATGCGCGGCGTTGACGATAGCGAATCCCGGCTTTTCTGA
- a CDS encoding ABC transporter ATP-binding protein, with amino-acid sequence MTAPQPGPVQPPGPAPHPGPEHLPALSIRGLAKRFGGKIAVDGLSLDVPAGSFYGIVGPNGAGKTTTLSMATGLLRPDFGTAVVHGVDVWQRPLEAKRLMGILPDGVRLFDRLTGEQLITYAGLLRGMDKDVVASRVADLLAAMDLQDDAGTLVVDYSAGMTKKVALASALIHAPRLLVLDEPFEAVDPISAANIRSILDSYVASGGTVIVSSHVMDLVQRMCDHVAVVATGRLLAAGTVDEVRAGATLEDRFVQLVGGRSHTEGLEWLRTF; translated from the coding sequence ATGACTGCTCCGCAACCCGGCCCCGTGCAGCCACCGGGCCCGGCACCCCATCCCGGCCCGGAACACCTGCCTGCCCTGTCCATCAGGGGCCTGGCCAAGCGCTTCGGCGGCAAAATCGCCGTCGACGGCCTCAGCCTCGACGTGCCGGCAGGTTCCTTCTACGGGATTGTGGGCCCCAACGGCGCCGGCAAGACCACCACGCTGTCCATGGCCACCGGCCTGCTGCGGCCGGACTTTGGAACAGCGGTGGTCCACGGCGTGGACGTATGGCAGCGGCCGCTGGAAGCCAAACGGCTGATGGGTATCCTGCCGGACGGGGTGCGGCTGTTCGACAGGCTGACCGGAGAGCAGCTGATCACTTACGCCGGGCTGCTGCGGGGAATGGACAAGGATGTTGTGGCCTCCCGCGTAGCGGACCTGCTCGCGGCCATGGACCTGCAGGATGACGCCGGGACGCTGGTGGTGGACTACTCCGCCGGCATGACCAAGAAGGTGGCGCTGGCCTCCGCCCTGATCCACGCGCCCAGGCTCCTGGTCCTGGATGAACCCTTCGAGGCAGTGGACCCCATCTCCGCGGCCAACATCCGCTCCATCCTGGACAGCTACGTCGCCTCCGGGGGCACCGTTATCGTGTCCAGCCACGTCATGGACCTGGTCCAGCGGATGTGCGACCACGTGGCAGTGGTGGCCACCGGCCGCCTCCTGGCCGCGGGAACCGTGGACGAGGTCCGCGCCGGAGCAACGCTTGAGGACCGGTTCGTCCAGCTGGTTGGCGGCCGCAGCCACACGGAGGGGCTGGAATGGTTGCGCACCTTCTGA
- the nagB gene encoding glucosamine-6-phosphate deaminase, whose product MEVVILNGTKQIGKLAADAIEELLRRKPGAVLGLATGSSPLPVYDELAARHGREGLDFSRAQGFALDEYVGLPAGHPESYREVIRREFTSRVNIAPENVHSPDGTAADIPAACLAYEEAIAAAGGIDLQLLGVGTDGHIAFNEPGSSFASRTRIKSLIEQTRRDNARFFSSLAEVPHHVLTQGLGTIMDARHVILLATGARKAQAVRDFVEGPVSAICPASILQFHPHATVLLDEAAASALKLADFYRHTYDNKPAWQGL is encoded by the coding sequence ATGGAAGTAGTCATCCTCAACGGCACCAAGCAGATCGGTAAACTCGCCGCTGACGCCATCGAGGAACTCCTGCGGCGCAAGCCGGGCGCCGTCCTGGGCCTGGCCACGGGCTCGTCCCCGCTGCCCGTCTACGATGAGCTGGCCGCGCGGCACGGGCGGGAAGGCTTGGACTTCAGCCGGGCGCAGGGATTTGCCCTGGACGAATACGTTGGCCTCCCTGCCGGCCATCCCGAGTCCTATCGGGAAGTCATCCGGCGCGAGTTCACCAGCCGGGTGAACATCGCCCCGGAAAACGTCCACAGCCCGGACGGCACAGCCGCGGACATCCCGGCCGCGTGCCTCGCCTACGAGGAAGCCATCGCCGCCGCCGGCGGAATCGACCTGCAGCTCCTGGGGGTGGGTACGGACGGCCACATCGCGTTCAACGAGCCCGGGTCCTCCTTCGCCTCCCGGACCCGCATCAAGAGCCTCATCGAGCAGACACGCCGGGACAACGCCCGGTTCTTCAGCAGCCTGGCCGAGGTCCCGCACCATGTCCTGACCCAGGGCCTCGGAACCATCATGGACGCGCGGCACGTCATCCTGCTGGCAACGGGCGCGCGGAAGGCCCAGGCGGTCCGGGACTTCGTGGAGGGCCCCGTCTCGGCCATCTGCCCGGCGTCGATCCTCCAGTTCCATCCGCACGCCACCGTCCTCCTGGACGAGGCAGCCGCCTCGGCCCTGAAGCTGGCGGATTTCTACCGCCACACCTATGACAACAAGCCCGCCTGGCAGGGCCTCTGA
- a CDS encoding cold-shock protein yields the protein MAQGTVKWFNAEKGFGFITPDDSDGDVFVHYSEIQTGGFKTLDENQRVQFEIGQGAKGPQATGVTLV from the coding sequence ATGGCACAGGGAACCGTCAAGTGGTTCAACGCTGAAAAGGGCTTCGGCTTCATTACCCCGGATGACTCGGACGGGGACGTTTTTGTCCACTACTCCGAAATCCAGACCGGCGGCTTCAAGACCCTCGACGAGAACCAGCGCGTTCAGTTCGAAATCGGCCAGGGTGCCAAGGGTCCCCAGGCTACCGGCGTAACGCTGGTCTAG
- a CDS encoding ATP/GTP-binding protein → MPRSNRPRRPVSGKGTGSGRAGAGKKGSQDVPELDLERARAGIARRESAPDGEWMVRTMTARNAEKTYICPECSTAVLPGVAHLVVWKDDHLFGAAAGLAERRHWHTNCWMSRSYRYR, encoded by the coding sequence ATGCCGCGCTCCAACCGTCCCCGACGTCCCGTTTCCGGAAAGGGTACCGGGTCCGGAAGGGCGGGCGCCGGAAAGAAGGGCAGCCAGGACGTCCCCGAACTCGACCTCGAACGGGCACGTGCCGGCATCGCGCGGCGGGAGAGCGCGCCCGACGGCGAATGGATGGTCCGCACCATGACGGCCCGGAATGCCGAGAAAACCTATATCTGCCCTGAATGCTCCACTGCGGTGCTGCCCGGCGTGGCCCACCTGGTGGTCTGGAAGGATGACCACCTGTTCGGGGCCGCCGCCGGCCTGGCGGAGCGGCGGCACTGGCACACCAACTGCTGGATGTCGCGCAGTTACCGCTACCGCTAG